The following coding sequences lie in one Peribacillus frigoritolerans genomic window:
- a CDS encoding AraC family transcriptional regulator: MDKFIYKKSAGITALSASITDFTYKKHSHKEYAIGVTLRGIQHYNLDGSLQLSYQNGVMLFNPEQAHDGMAHDEAGLDYVMLYIEPQLLLEVIEKKDLVRFSTPIVYDYRIEQRILNLSNAILSDKDEALCSELLLSLADSLIQTNLSTDCKKDNASIRKAKDMFHTNLDNVLKLDEICKELNLSKFQFIRLFKAHTGISPYQYFLNCKIERAKQLIEKNGDIYSAVADCGFVDLTHLNKHFKSVYGITAFEYMSHLK; the protein is encoded by the coding sequence TTGGACAAATTTATCTATAAAAAATCTGCAGGTATTACAGCGTTGTCAGCCAGTATAACTGATTTTACGTATAAAAAGCACTCTCACAAGGAATATGCTATAGGTGTAACATTGCGTGGTATTCAACATTATAACTTGGATGGAAGTTTACAATTGTCATATCAAAATGGTGTTATGCTTTTTAATCCAGAACAGGCACATGACGGAATGGCACATGATGAGGCAGGTCTTGACTATGTTATGCTATATATTGAGCCACAATTGCTTTTAGAGGTTATTGAGAAAAAGGATTTAGTACGATTTTCAACTCCCATTGTGTATGATTATAGAATTGAACAAAGAATATTAAATCTTTCTAATGCTATTTTAAGTGATAAAGATGAGGCTTTGTGCAGTGAATTACTCTTATCCCTCGCAGATAGCCTTATTCAAACTAATCTTTCTACAGACTGTAAGAAAGATAACGCTTCAATTAGAAAAGCAAAGGATATGTTTCATACCAATTTAGACAATGTACTTAAACTTGACGAGATATGTAAAGAGCTTAATTTATCTAAATTCCAGTTTATCAGATTATTCAAGGCCCATACTGGAATTTCACCATACCAATACTTTCTTAACTGCAAGATAGAACGTGCAAAGCAGCTAATAGAAAAAAACGGAGATATTTATTCAGCTGTTGCTGATTGTGGTTTTGTTGATTTAACCCATTTAAATAAACATTTTAAAAGCGTATATGGAATAACGGCATTTGAATATATGTCACATTTAAAATGA
- a CDS encoding sulfite oxidase — MTNPHKVKPYLLTRSLQPENQETPIHFINNDSMENQLFYRRNHFSYPTLSYSNYWLPINGLVSAPLLLSMQDILQYPSKTLEVVLECSGDKRNLFEPKIFGEQWGKGAISQGRWKGVPLQTILELSGIGEGAKEVVVEGYDYGNRKDLDEIYTYTRSLPIEKALHPDTIIAYEYNNQPIPFKHGYPLRLIVPQWYAMASVKWIKQISVINSTFNGPFQTNDYVYYPNKYNNEGAYPVTTININSTIQKPLDMEIINTGKHAIKGIAWTGKGVITKMEISLDGGYTWRNADILPHQNIGYGWVSWSYEWNILEKGEYTIKSRATDSFGQIQPNFPFWNKKGYGYNAIDQIKVKVE, encoded by the coding sequence ATGACAAATCCACATAAAGTGAAACCCTATTTATTGACACGAAGTTTGCAGCCGGAAAATCAGGAGACACCGATTCATTTCATCAATAATGATAGCATGGAAAACCAATTATTTTATAGAAGGAACCACTTTTCTTATCCGACTCTTTCCTATTCAAACTATTGGCTCCCTATAAATGGGTTAGTATCCGCCCCTTTGCTACTGTCCATGCAAGACATTCTTCAATACCCATCAAAAACTTTGGAAGTTGTCCTGGAATGCTCGGGTGACAAGCGTAATCTCTTCGAACCTAAAATATTTGGAGAACAATGGGGAAAGGGAGCTATTAGCCAAGGTAGGTGGAAAGGTGTACCATTACAGACAATACTTGAATTATCTGGAATAGGGGAAGGGGCAAAAGAAGTTGTCGTGGAGGGTTATGATTATGGAAATAGGAAAGATCTAGATGAGATTTATACCTATACCAGGAGTTTGCCTATCGAGAAAGCACTGCATCCAGATACCATTATTGCATATGAATATAATAACCAGCCAATTCCTTTTAAACATGGTTATCCATTGAGGTTAATCGTTCCGCAGTGGTATGCAATGGCATCTGTTAAGTGGATAAAGCAGATAAGTGTTATTAATTCTACATTCAATGGGCCGTTTCAAACAAATGATTATGTGTATTATCCAAATAAATACAATAATGAAGGCGCATACCCAGTTACTACAATAAATATCAATTCGACTATCCAAAAACCGCTGGATATGGAAATTATAAATACTGGTAAGCATGCAATAAAAGGAATTGCATGGACAGGAAAAGGAGTAATTACAAAGATGGAAATTAGTCTTGATGGTGGCTATACATGGAGAAACGCCGATATATTACCTCATCAGAATATTGGTTATGGATGGGTTAGTTGGTCATACGAGTGGAATATATTAGAAAAAGGTGAGTACACGATTAAATCCAGAGCAACAGATTCATTTGGTCAAATTCAACCGAATTTTCCTTTTTGGAATAAAAAAGGTTATGGGTATAATGCCATTGATCAAATTAAGGTTAAGGTAGAATGA
- a CDS encoding winged helix-turn-helix transcriptional regulator produces MARFNFQGEPPPEEQEEVCSLTLTQNVISGRWKIVILWYISRQTRRFNELQRLLPGISKGILTRQLRELEEDGMVHREVYKEVPPKVEYSLTPQGKSFIPVLDIMGDWGKKYMKKIQSEQKNYSIEDNKKGL; encoded by the coding sequence ATGGCTCGATTTAATTTCCAAGGAGAACCGCCTCCTGAAGAACAAGAAGAAGTATGCTCTTTGACACTTACTCAAAATGTAATTTCTGGAAGATGGAAAATTGTTATTTTATGGTATATAAGTCGACAAACAAGAAGATTTAACGAACTTCAAAGGTTGTTACCGGGCATTTCAAAAGGAATATTGACAAGACAACTGAGAGAATTGGAAGAGGACGGAATGGTTCACAGAGAGGTGTATAAAGAAGTTCCTCCTAAAGTAGAATACTCGCTAACACCACAAGGGAAAAGCTTTATCCCAGTACTGGACATTATGGGAGATTGGGGTAAAAAATATATGAAAAAAATACAAAGTGAACAAAAAAACTACTCCATTGAAGATAATAAAAAAGGGCTATAG
- a CDS encoding DHA2 family efflux MFS transporter permease subunit → MNHDKTATTKIRTGPMFAVMLAGALVAFLNQTLINIALPQLMTHFDISAATANWLTTIFLLVNGIVIPITAFLMERFNTRQLYLASMGLFALGTFLCGIAPSFSVLLIGRVVQAAGAGILFPLITNVIFTLFPPNRRGFAMGIFGIAMNFAPAVGPTLSGWIIQNYSWRVLFFIIFPFALLDFIFAIFIIKKVGKTSRPKLDKLGVILSTIGFGGVLYGFATGGTKGWGSPEVLTMFLVGGISLALFVWRQFTVSHPILEFRIFRYRMFTLTTIINVIATMGMFSGMIIMPIYMQNIRGFTPMESGLMLLPGGILMGIMSPITGKLFDRFGARWLAVSGLAITIITTYLLARLQTDTSYSYVVWVYTIRMFGMSILMMPIFTAGLNELALSLNKYGTAMVNTLRMVAGAVGMAFFVSIMTNQGTKHVQEILSQRNISPDNTSQMAMAIKQGSVMGVDDAFMIATGLTIVAFILAFYIRQTSPQEDTITNRLSKKAP, encoded by the coding sequence ATGAATCACGACAAAACAGCCACCACTAAAATTCGTACAGGCCCCATGTTTGCGGTGATGCTGGCTGGTGCTTTAGTCGCTTTCTTAAATCAGACTTTAATCAATATCGCATTGCCTCAATTAATGACTCATTTTGATATATCAGCTGCAACAGCTAATTGGCTTACAACAATCTTCTTATTGGTCAATGGGATTGTCATCCCGATTACCGCTTTCTTAATGGAACGATTCAATACAAGACAATTATATCTTGCTTCGATGGGACTCTTTGCATTAGGAACTTTTTTATGTGGAATTGCCCCCAGCTTCTCCGTCTTATTGATCGGACGTGTGGTTCAAGCTGCAGGTGCGGGGATTTTGTTCCCGTTGATTACAAATGTAATTTTCACTTTATTTCCGCCTAACAGACGCGGTTTCGCAATGGGCATATTTGGTATCGCGATGAATTTTGCCCCAGCTGTAGGACCGACATTATCAGGATGGATTATCCAAAACTATTCATGGCGGGTTCTATTTTTCATCATTTTCCCATTCGCCCTGCTTGACTTCATCTTTGCCATTTTCATCATTAAAAAAGTAGGGAAAACCAGCCGGCCTAAACTCGATAAACTGGGTGTAATTCTATCCACTATCGGATTCGGCGGGGTTCTATATGGATTTGCTACAGGCGGTACCAAGGGCTGGGGCAGTCCTGAAGTACTGACGATGTTCCTTGTCGGAGGAATCAGTTTAGCTTTATTTGTCTGGAGGCAATTCACTGTATCTCATCCTATTTTGGAATTTAGAATTTTCCGGTATCGGATGTTCACTTTAACGACAATCATCAATGTCATCGCAACTATGGGTATGTTCTCCGGAATGATCATCATGCCAATCTATATGCAGAATATCCGTGGGTTCACTCCGATGGAATCCGGTCTCATGCTATTGCCTGGCGGGATTTTAATGGGGATCATGTCTCCTATCACAGGTAAGCTGTTTGATCGATTTGGTGCAAGATGGCTTGCGGTGAGCGGACTTGCCATCACTATCATTACAACCTATCTTTTAGCGCGGCTACAAACAGATACGTCCTATTCTTATGTGGTGTGGGTATATACGATTAGAATGTTCGGAATGTCGATACTGATGATGCCTATCTTCACAGCTGGATTAAATGAATTGGCACTTAGCCTAAATAAATATGGAACAGCAATGGTCAATACATTGAGAATGGTAGCAGGCGCTGTTGGCATGGCATTCTTTGTTTCCATCATGACAAACCAGGGAACGAAACATGTACAGGAAATCTTATCTCAAAGGAATATATCACCAGATAATACATCACAAATGGCGATGGCCATTAAACAAGGCAGCGTAATGGGTGTGGATGATGCATTCATGATCGCAACAGGTTTGACCATAGTTGCATTCATACTGGCCTTCTATATACGGCAAACATCACCACAAGAAGATACCATTACAAATCGCCTATCAAAAAAAGCGCCTTGA
- a CDS encoding SDR family oxidoreductase, which yields MKILVTGATGKLGTKVVETLLKTVPASQLAVSVRNPEKAEGLRARGVEVRHGDFDKPETLDAAFSGIDRLLIISTFGDHETIMRQHTNALIAAQHAQVKFIAYTSLTNASQSKFFLAPLHQAREEAILKTGIPYSFLRNNWYLENEIGSIQGVMAGAPWITSAGTGKAGWVLRQDLAEAASNVLTGEGHENTVYELSGKPMTQEELTSALGNVLGKEVPLQHIDDIAYANMMKGAGVPEAYLPMLVNTQKGIRNGGLEIESNDLEKLLGHSSTPINEALSQIVDQISQTGD from the coding sequence ATGAAAATATTAGTTACAGGTGCAACAGGGAAATTAGGGACAAAGGTTGTAGAAACGTTATTAAAAACTGTACCAGCGAGTCAATTAGCTGTTAGTGTACGAAATCCAGAGAAAGCAGAAGGATTACGAGCTCGCGGAGTAGAAGTTCGACACGGAGACTTTGATAAACCAGAAACATTAGATGCTGCTTTTTCAGGAATTGATCGGCTTTTAATAATATCTACGTTTGGGGATCATGAAACAATAATGAGACAGCATACGAATGCTTTAATTGCTGCTCAACATGCTCAAGTTAAATTTATTGCTTATACTAGTTTAACAAATGCAAGTCAAAGCAAATTTTTCCTCGCTCCATTACATCAAGCTAGAGAAGAAGCTATTTTGAAAACAGGTATTCCATACTCGTTTTTAAGGAACAATTGGTATTTGGAAAATGAAATCGGAAGCATACAAGGCGTGATGGCAGGAGCACCTTGGATAACATCAGCAGGAACAGGAAAAGCAGGCTGGGTACTTCGACAAGATTTAGCGGAGGCAGCATCAAATGTATTGACCGGAGAAGGACATGAAAATACAGTTTACGAACTTTCCGGTAAGCCAATGACTCAAGAGGAATTAACATCTGCCCTTGGAAATGTATTAGGGAAAGAAGTACCTCTACAGCATATCGATGATATTGCTTATGCGAACATGATGAAAGGTGCAGGGGTACCAGAAGCCTACCTCCCTATGCTTGTAAATACGCAAAAAGGTATTCGAAATGGTGGATTAGAGATTGAGAGCAACGATTTAGAAAAATTACTTGGTCACTCTTCTACACCAATAAATGAAGCTTTGAGTCAAATTGTCGATCAAATATCCCAAACAGGAGATTAA
- a CDS encoding DoxX family protein → MKKIKIIYWIFTGLLVALMVLGSIPDIMSVPDAVALFNHLGYPTYLLPFIGIAKLLGVVAILIPGFPRIKEWAYAGFVFDLTGAMYSSISVGDPASGWLLFIIGYILIAGSYIYHHKILKSASVSNKDSVTI, encoded by the coding sequence ATGAAAAAAATAAAAATTATATATTGGATTTTTACAGGGCTTTTAGTGGCACTAATGGTTTTGGGCTCTATACCGGATATAATGTCTGTTCCCGATGCAGTCGCTTTATTTAATCATTTAGGTTATCCCACCTACCTCCTACCCTTTATTGGAATTGCCAAATTATTAGGTGTCGTGGCAATACTTATTCCTGGCTTTCCGAGAATCAAGGAATGGGCTTATGCAGGTTTTGTATTTGATTTGACGGGTGCTATGTATTCAAGCATATCAGTTGGCGATCCCGCCAGTGGATGGCTTCTTTTCATTATCGGATATATTTTGATAGCCGGCTCTTATATTTATCATCATAAAATATTAAAATCCGCTTCAGTGAGTAATAAGGATAGCGTAACAATATAA
- a CDS encoding MTH1187 family thiamine-binding protein: MAIVDVTVIPVGTQTPSVSSYVADIQRVLKQYEDKGEIRFQLTPMNTIIEGDLPKLFEVIQAMHEVPFEKGLARVCTNIRIDDRRDKERRMEDKVKRVKGMLEE; the protein is encoded by the coding sequence ATGGCAATTGTTGATGTAACAGTTATTCCTGTCGGTACACAAACTCCAAGTGTTAGCAGCTATGTGGCAGATATTCAAAGAGTATTAAAGCAATATGAAGATAAGGGAGAAATCCGTTTTCAACTGACACCCATGAATACAATCATTGAAGGCGACCTGCCTAAATTGTTTGAAGTGATCCAAGCGATGCACGAAGTACCTTTTGAAAAAGGTCTTGCTAGAGTCTGTACGAATATCCGAATCGATGACCGTCGTGATAAAGAACGCAGGATGGAAGACAAAGTAAAGCGAGTGAAGGGCATGCTTGAGGAATAA
- a CDS encoding YitT family protein: protein MKKLVTLLFSSFCIGIGINLFIVPIHLINGGIFGISLLIKYVWGIQVGHTMIMINIPIYLLSLLYDKSYFFNAILGLAFTSTIIDWLTPLNGLVHLPIITSAIIGGMTIGIGVGFMLRQHISPGGVDLLALLISKTTATNPGIIIFIIDSLIVIAGIIILKDLKLMYSLITISCVGICVILFNSFKSINFFTR, encoded by the coding sequence ATGAAAAAGTTAGTTACTCTGCTTTTTTCAAGTTTTTGCATTGGAATTGGTATTAACCTGTTTATCGTTCCCATTCATCTAATAAATGGCGGGATATTTGGAATAAGTTTGTTAATCAAATATGTTTGGGGAATCCAGGTTGGACATACCATGATCATGATCAATATTCCCATATACCTTTTATCTCTTCTATACGATAAGTCTTATTTCTTTAATGCCATCCTTGGGTTAGCTTTTACATCAACCATTATTGATTGGCTAACACCACTAAACGGTTTGGTTCATCTACCGATCATAACAAGTGCCATTATCGGCGGAATGACGATTGGGATTGGTGTCGGTTTTATGCTGAGACAACATATTAGCCCCGGTGGAGTGGATTTACTAGCACTATTAATCTCTAAAACCACAGCAACTAATCCTGGAATTATTATTTTTATCATTGATTCTCTCATAGTTATTGCGGGAATTATTATATTGAAAGACTTAAAGTTAATGTATTCCCTCATCACGATTTCCTGTGTCGGGATATGCGTCATTTTATTCAATTCTTTTAAATCAATAAACTTTTTTACAAGATAA
- a CDS encoding FAS1-like dehydratase domain-containing protein: MSLNVGDIIKFERTFTKEDVELFTKVSWDEGNHHITPDEQGRLVIQGLLTACLPTKVGGENNVLARTMNFEFIKPVFTGDTIICEVTIEKFEKKDNGRISILATFLCANQNEEQVLRGSFAGVIL, translated from the coding sequence TTGTCTTTAAACGTAGGGGATATTATTAAATTTGAACGGACTTTCACTAAAGAGGATGTTGAATTGTTCACAAAAGTATCCTGGGATGAGGGGAATCACCATATTACTCCCGATGAACAGGGGAGACTTGTTATTCAAGGGTTGTTGACTGCTTGTTTACCAACAAAAGTTGGTGGAGAAAACAATGTACTGGCTCGTACTATGAATTTTGAGTTTATTAAACCAGTTTTTACAGGAGATACAATAATATGTGAAGTAACGATCGAAAAGTTTGAAAAGAAAGATAATGGTAGAATATCTATATTGGCAACTTTCCTATGCGCAAATCAGAATGAGGAACAAGTATTAAGAGGAAGCTTTGCGGGAGTCATATTATAA
- a CDS encoding processed acidic surface protein encodes MKKLWTILVSFSLLISLFPQLASASPSKNFEQELTKYLKEVSLVRGFEVTKDDIETSLSFYDESIKNFESIGDLKEALGEVIKADLSNLDAIYEDYNLTNESLINLLHENGEELDDYIFIWDLDEAVYFYTEEGDFERDPNFDKELVNYLAKVSKERGFEVTKEDIEASLELYDFSLEEFESVEELSEFLGDVIKADLSNLDYFNENYGLDKQALLQMLEENGEDINDYIYIDNLEETVWNLTGGGIDGEIAEDLLPIFEEELGLTEEELQRLEEHLMSLEEHLSNPETVKQLEALGNRMMAFEEFDVATELTAEQIAEMASIYEELLSIFKLNVSYSLVKSGSESPVSLMDLMKLEELKGANLKIAIYNTDGKFLADLLITGEMVDSDTLTNAGGQIKESAKEVQKTIEKTPVAKPVKQKISTHTNSENQTVKGAKLPNTASDYLPSALLGLFLVLFGSLMYRKIRKA; translated from the coding sequence ATGAAAAAACTGTGGACGATTTTAGTTTCATTTTCGTTGTTAATTAGCTTATTCCCGCAATTAGCATCGGCATCACCAAGCAAAAATTTTGAGCAAGAACTTACAAAGTATTTAAAAGAGGTAAGCCTTGTAAGGGGTTTTGAAGTGACGAAGGATGATATTGAAACATCTCTTTCTTTTTACGATGAAAGTATTAAAAACTTTGAATCTATTGGTGATTTAAAAGAAGCCTTAGGCGAAGTCATTAAGGCAGATTTAAGTAATTTAGATGCCATTTATGAAGATTATAATCTGACTAATGAGAGCCTAATTAATCTATTACACGAAAATGGCGAAGAACTAGACGATTATATCTTTATCTGGGACTTAGATGAAGCTGTTTATTTCTATACAGAAGAGGGCGATTTTGAACGCGATCCAAACTTTGACAAAGAATTAGTCAATTATTTAGCCAAAGTTAGCAAGGAAAGAGGCTTCGAAGTAACAAAAGAAGATATCGAAGCGTCATTGGAACTTTATGATTTTAGCCTGGAAGAATTTGAATCTGTCGAAGAACTTAGCGAATTCTTGGGTGATGTCATAAAGGCAGATCTAAGCAACTTAGATTATTTTAATGAGAATTATGGATTAGATAAACAAGCCTTGCTTCAAATGTTGGAAGAAAATGGTGAAGACATTAACGATTATATATACATAGATAATCTTGAAGAAACTGTTTGGAACCTTACTGGTGGTGGGATAGATGGTGAGATTGCAGAAGATCTGCTTCCCATTTTCGAGGAAGAACTCGGTTTGACGGAAGAGGAACTACAGCGGCTTGAAGAACACTTAATGTCTTTGGAAGAGCATCTTTCCAATCCGGAAACAGTCAAGCAACTAGAAGCATTGGGCAACCGCATGATGGCTTTCGAGGAATTCGATGTAGCAACCGAGCTTACAGCTGAACAGATAGCTGAAATGGCATCAATCTATGAAGAATTACTTTCAATCTTTAAGCTTAATGTATCCTATTCCCTTGTGAAAAGTGGCTCGGAATCACCTGTATCCCTTATGGATTTAATGAAATTGGAAGAATTGAAGGGTGCTAACCTGAAAATAGCGATATATAATACTGACGGAAAGTTCTTGGCTGATCTTTTAATAACAGGTGAAATGGTCGATTCTGACACTCTTACCAATGCAGGCGGGCAAATAAAGGAATCTGCAAAAGAGGTGCAAAAAACCATTGAAAAAACACCAGTTGCTAAACCAGTAAAGCAAAAGATCAGTACTCATACAAATTCAGAAAATCAAACCGTAAAAGGGGCTAAACTGCCAAATACCGCTTCCGATTATTTGCCTAGCGCCCTTTTAGGACTATTTCTTGTCTTGTTCGGAAGCTTGATGTATCGAAAAATCAGGAAAGCTTAA
- a CDS encoding class D sortase: MKQLKKKRLLLLSCTIAIILFGIWFSTSNMYKFAKGYFLYKTHAPSSQVDETVQKPPSNKTTKKELYPVRPKTGEEIGELYIPKLKTKLPIFHGTNEDELEKGVGHFAGSVLPGENDNSVLSGHRDTVFRKLGQVSEGDLLIVTTSAGEFTYKIKKVRIVDEDDRTVIVPKPRATLTVSTCYPFDYIGSAPERYILVAYLTSKTVS; the protein is encoded by the coding sequence ATGAAACAATTAAAGAAAAAGCGTTTGCTTCTGCTTTCTTGTACAATTGCCATTATTTTATTTGGAATTTGGTTTTCCACATCCAATATGTATAAGTTTGCAAAAGGCTACTTTCTTTACAAGACTCATGCTCCAAGTAGCCAAGTAGATGAAACTGTACAGAAACCACCAAGTAATAAAACAACAAAGAAAGAGCTATATCCTGTCCGCCCTAAAACGGGTGAAGAAATCGGGGAACTGTATATACCCAAACTAAAAACAAAACTCCCTATTTTCCATGGCACAAACGAGGATGAATTGGAAAAAGGCGTTGGTCACTTTGCAGGAAGTGTGCTACCTGGTGAAAATGACAATTCCGTTCTTTCCGGTCATAGAGATACGGTATTCCGTAAACTCGGGCAAGTTAGCGAAGGAGATTTGTTGATAGTAACAACATCGGCAGGAGAGTTCACATACAAAATCAAAAAAGTTCGAATTGTGGATGAGGATGATCGAACCGTGATCGTACCAAAACCACGGGCAACGCTAACCGTCAGTACCTGTTACCCCTTTGATTATATCGGGTCAGCACCTGAACGCTATATACTTGTCGCTTATTTGACTTCAAAAACAGTAAGTTAA
- a CDS encoding MFS transporter: MKNQRIFNKSFLFLFISNFLVFIGFEMLLPILPAYLLSMNASSIQVGLVTSLFTIGAVLIRPFVGYYLIDNRRKSLAICASIALMIITILYPFLNIIWLLLLLRLFHGAAWGVSTTANSTIVVDLIPKTRLGEGIGYFSISTTVGAIVAPSIGILIYDSFSFAILIWSSVILSLLAVIALQFVYSPTIVKREKKPFRFLDMIFEKDVWFPALLTVITTLGFGAIITFLVLFGKQREVDNIFLFFLINATVSTLLRPFTGKWYDKKGPWSIIIMSAVLGFFSLVILSYTTNDSQLIIAAILFGAGYGTVMPCLQTWTVQKVSEEKRGAANATFFSSFDVGVGVSAFVLGILAEWISLEMIFRFVSLSFIVVAVLVYKDYLNEKIRHNKSI, from the coding sequence ATGAAAAATCAAAGAATCTTTAATAAATCATTTCTTTTTTTATTTATAAGCAACTTTTTAGTTTTTATTGGGTTTGAAATGTTGCTTCCTATTTTGCCTGCCTATTTGTTAAGTATGAATGCATCTTCCATTCAGGTTGGTCTAGTAACATCATTATTTACGATAGGTGCTGTTTTAATCAGGCCTTTTGTAGGTTACTATTTAATTGATAACCGGAGGAAAAGTCTAGCCATTTGTGCAAGTATAGCTTTAATGATCATTACGATACTATATCCGTTTCTAAATATTATTTGGCTTCTTCTATTGTTACGACTTTTCCATGGTGCAGCGTGGGGGGTATCAACCACAGCTAATAGTACAATAGTAGTGGATTTGATTCCTAAGACACGCTTAGGAGAAGGAATAGGGTATTTTTCTATATCCACAACAGTCGGGGCTATCGTTGCACCGAGTATAGGTATCCTTATCTATGACTCTTTTTCCTTCGCTATTTTGATATGGTCATCAGTAATACTGAGCTTGTTGGCAGTAATTGCGCTTCAATTTGTATATTCACCTACTATTGTAAAGCGTGAGAAGAAGCCATTTCGCTTTTTGGATATGATTTTTGAAAAAGACGTATGGTTCCCAGCATTACTTACAGTTATTACAACACTTGGTTTTGGGGCTATCATTACATTTTTGGTTCTTTTTGGAAAACAAAGGGAAGTAGATAATATTTTTCTATTCTTCCTTATCAATGCAACTGTCTCAACTTTACTACGTCCGTTTACCGGAAAATGGTATGACAAAAAAGGACCTTGGTCTATTATCATTATGTCAGCTGTGTTAGGATTTTTTTCACTTGTTATCCTGTCGTATACGACAAATGATTCTCAACTTATCATTGCGGCGATTTTATTTGGGGCAGGTTATGGAACTGTTATGCCATGTTTACAAACATGGACTGTTCAAAAGGTAAGTGAAGAAAAAAGAGGAGCAGCCAACGCAACCTTTTTTTCCAGTTTTGACGTAGGTGTTGGAGTTAGCGCATTTGTATTAGGTATTTTAGCTGAATGGATCAGTTTAGAGATGATCTTCAGGTTTGTTAGTCTAAGTTTTATTGTTGTTGCTGTTTTAGTCTATAAGGATTATTTAAATGAAAAGATAAGGCATAATAAATCGATCTAA
- a CDS encoding LysE family translocator, translated as MNITSFLIYCFIVTFTPGPTNIVILSTVHNMGTKKAMEYTYGATIAFGLLLVISAMLNTMLVTIIPKILIVIQIIGSFYMFYLAYQIYKMDTSKPTVNQTATFMSGFLMQFLNPKVVLFTMTVIPSFIMPHYTAMPAVTISVVSITIVGFLAFITWVLFGTIFKEFLQKHEKFVNAVMALSLAYSAIMIWL; from the coding sequence ACTTTTACACCAGGACCTACTAATATCGTGATATTATCCACAGTGCATAATATGGGGACAAAGAAGGCAATGGAATATACGTATGGAGCAACTATTGCTTTTGGTTTATTACTTGTTATTTCTGCTATGTTGAATACTATGCTAGTAACGATAATCCCAAAAATTTTGATCGTTATACAGATAATCGGAAGCTTTTATATGTTCTATCTCGCTTATCAAATTTATAAAATGGATACATCAAAACCAACTGTAAACCAAACTGCCACTTTTATGTCAGGCTTCCTTATGCAGTTTTTAAATCCTAAGGTGGTTCTATTTACAATGACTGTAATTCCCAGCTTTATTATGCCCCACTATACCGCAATGCCTGCAGTGACAATAAGTGTTGTTTCTATTACCATTGTTGGATTTTTAGCATTTATTACATGGGTTCTTTTCGGTACGATCTTCAAGGAGTTTTTACAGAAGCATGAAAAGTTTGTTAATGCCGTGATGGCATTATCTTTAGCTTATTCTGCTATAATGATTTGGTTGTAG